AAACTGAGAGGCTCCAGCCTGCAGAGCATCAGCCCTGTCGTCCAGTTCGGACAGCTTCTGGTCACGCTCCAGAACCTTATCCACATTTACACGCATGATATCCACCACCTGGCGAGAGACCAAAACATTACAGTTCAAAAGATCTTATCTTTTGGTTGTAATCAGCAGGTAGCAGTGCACAATCAACGCCGGCCAAACATGACTTGTTCTCACCTCGTCCACCTGTGCCTGTGTCTGCTGCAGACGGCGGTTGCTGGTGAGGTTGGGAGGACCCTGGCTCCCTCCCTCTGCGGGGGCTCCAGCTGGGGCAGACCTGatttcatggaaaaaaagagTCACTAAGAGTCAgtagaaaagagaaaagaaaaaagaaacactgcTTTGGCACCGGCTGGTAGCATCTTGGTGCCGAGCACCGACTTTGACCTGATGGGACTGCTGACTTCGGGTAACCGGAAGAAGTATTTCAATACTAAACTAGAGACATTAAGGTTACTTTGGAATTTTCAAATGCAGTTCTAAAGAAAATAGTAGGATATTATCGCTGGTTGATGAAGTCAAATTCGACTTATTGCCTTCCTTTTCTGAATAGAACAAGTTATGATTCTTGGCTGACTTGTCAGAGAAGTGCAGTGAGCCGGCTCAAATTTGGGTAGAGGGACGTGAAATCAGTTTACAATTCCTCGATCCTCTTCAAAAAAGCGAAAACAGCGAGAGCTCACTGAAACTGAAGCGGTGAGAATGTTAAGAAGCACTTGATAATGTTGAATGCGCTCTCATTTCCatgacaggtggcaaaagcaATTTGTGAAGCACAGTAGAAAGTTCATACTGTAAAAAGTTTCTTCTGTATTCTCTCTTCATCTATTGACCAAAAGGAACGTTTTGATTGAAAATGTCTGGTCAGAAAACACGTGACCTGGCTGGAGAGAGTTGAAAGGTTGGCGGCGAGTCACGGGTCAGGCTAACAGCAATTCTTCATTTCTAATACAAAGCTTTCTGGGTCAAAGAGGTTCAACAGCACATCAAGTCATAACCTGATTGAACTTGAATCTCACATTTTACTAACAGTGGGAGAATAGTTTTACAAAATCAACCACACTGCAAAAGTCAGTGTTTGCTAAGGTTGTTATTTGTCAGCGTTACCATCATAACAACACGTACTCGCTCTGACCCTCGTCACACCAGAACAATTACATTCCCGTAATGTCGATTCCCTCAGAAGCCAATTCTGCATCTCAAATATGAAAGACGGAGAAGAGTCTGTGATAGGCGACAGTTGCTTCGGGGTCTGCAGGACAACCGCACATCTCGCGCTGTTGCCATCACAAACCACCAGGGCGACGTATGACAGTTGAACCCAAATGTTCCTACATGTTCAGTTGGCACAAACGTTTGTAGCGCAAATGTATGGAAATGCAGAATTCGGGATAGGAAGAATGTGGTGGTAAAACGGGGACACAGACAGCAATAGAGAGAAGGACAAATATATGGTTGGTGAGGACCATAATatacatttccaaaaatatgaAGTGAAACCAAACAAAAGCATCACGAGCCGGGAGATTACATATACaatgccatctggtggcatcttggtgcaaagcaactgtgttgaagtgaggggaggagcttcaattCGACACCCCgcagccttgtctaatagaacGGAATTCAATGATTgaattcaacacacacacacacacacacacacacacacttggtcTGATAGATTTGTCTATGTCCACACTCCAcgataaatacatacatacatacatacatgcacacattcaTCCCGTGGCATCCTGAACTAATGGGACATTAGACTTGTAACTccctgtaaataaaaacaatataaacaaaatCAGGAGCAGTTCAAAATCCTAGTTTTTATCTGAACGTGCTCACTATGCTAAATGATTGAAAGTGATGCCTCATCACAAATACGAGCTGTGACAAAAGCTACTTCCCAACTGTGTAACAAAAGTGTGTATAAAGGTCGCCGCAACAGCAACATGCATTACTAATCCTTCAACAACATCAAATCCTATTGGATAGTTGGCCAAATGGTCAGCCCTGTTTTATTTTGGGCAATCCTAAGGGGTGATATATTAATTGATCAAAGCAGCCCGGTACTCATTCCGCATTAACAGAAGGCTTCCACGGCGTCTTTTCAGTCATCATTTGCTGTTTTGCGTTTTTATCTTGCGCTCCAACGGTCGCTTCTCATTTTCAGAGGCAATCAGTGACATCTAGTAAATTTACCGTTCACAAAATGTCAATTATATGTGTTTGTTGAACCACAGACACTGCAAGcagccccctccccccaccccatccTTTTGTCCCTCCCCAAATTCCACTCGGAGCGGATTCTGATGAACAGCAAGATCATCAGACCTCATAAGGACATCTGGCCTTACACACTGACTTGGGAGGATGTGTGTGATCTTCCTCGAATATATTATATTCAGTCCTCTTTAGGGCTTCAAAAAATAATCTGGTTTTATTGAATGAATGCCTCTGGTGGCCAAGCTTCTATAGATGGATGTCATTTTACAATACACAACTGACAACTGAGGGGATTTCCGGATGGTCGCTGTCTTTCAGCACTGGAGAGAGACAATTTCAGCACTGAACAGCGCCACAGCTGAGAACCAGAATCTGTTGGCTGCCTGTCTGTCGTGACCTCTTAAAGCGTGCATTCCTTTCAATTGTACACAACCAGAACGTCGGTCACATGGAAGTCAAACATCACGTTTCACGGCCTATACATACTGAGGCTGCCGACAGCAACAGTGGGGAGGTTTCCTCGACAGGGAGGAATGGATTCAAAACGGTCGCAAATCAAGATTCAAGGCAACACAGGGGATATGCTAAGATGGTCGGATTGTAGGGTTTCGTGCCATTTCCACAAATGCGAAAGCTTGACTTAGCCATCTTACGCTTGGTCCGTCGTGCAATCATTCCTCTCAAAAACACTTGTtactacctaaaaaaaataaaaattaaaacacaagAGCAGAGACGTTGTCACGGTTAAGAGTGGAATATGGCGATATATAAAATGAGTTTGCCGTAAGCATCGACGACAGAGGCTAGGCTATCCCCACCCCCCGCTGCAGGTTGCAAATATCGCGTCAACCAGGGCCAGGCCTCATTTgcagctaataaaaaaaaaaaaaaagaaaataaaagaagcCATTGTATTTCACGCCTGGTTTTACATTTGTCAAGCGACGTTGCTTGGGTTACATGCAAAATTGGCCTTGTGGTCTCTGCCCTAAAAAGAAGACGAGTTCCACAATATGCCCTTGATGTTTCGAGAATTTGCTCCACCGTCACCCGGGAAATGTTcgacaaggcaaaaaaaacaaaaaagggtgaTTTGTGTAAAGAACGTGGCCCAAATAGATACGATTCATTAGCGTGTGTGTTGAATAATACAGACGATGTCCTTTCGAGCAGAACCGGTccaaactggaaaaataaataataaataataaaagtgcGTGCGCGCTTGGCTTGCAGTGAGCGACGTCCAAAGATGAACACGACTCGTCTTTCGCCCCCGAAAAGCCCCGAAATAGCGCGATTCAACGCGAAGACAAAAGACTCGCTTCAAGGTTAGCGCCAAGTGGCACGTTCTCCATTCCCGGACTCCTCGCCTCGACGTTCGCGTTTGCGAGCTACActtacattttttgtgtgcgaGGCTTGGCGAGACAGCTGTGCCGAAATCAATCCGGGCTGGAAATGTTAGCGCGTGCTAAGTGGCTGGCAGATGGCTGCGGATTGCGTCGTCCTCGCGCGCTCCTCTCAAGCCTCTGGCACGGTGCGAATGCTTAGCCTGCCCTTTCCCTGCCTATATAGCCGCCGAGGAGGGGCACCGCTTTGCgtgcgtccgtccgtccgtcccccccccaccccacctacCTCTTTGAGCTAGCCAAAATAGCCCTTTGCCTCTCCCTATGTGGCGGTACCGGCAGACGCTTACTATAAGTGACGAGAGACCGAGCCGCAGTGAAGGTAAAACGAAACACTTTGGACGAGCTGGACAAAAGATGGCTCGGTGACGTCAGCCGCGTCGAGTTTCGTGTCAAAATGGGTGGCAGGGGACTTCGAAAGGAGCTCTTTTGTAACTCGAGGCAAGACAGTTTTCATCTATACATGTCAACATTAATTCACCTCCACGCGCGTATTAAATGTGACGCTTATAGCGCGGTTAGAAGGTGCCATAAAGCAGCTTCTTTTCGTCGTCGACGAAATGGCGTACCTCGAGAGGGGGCGTGGCTGAAGTGCTCCAACTCCAACATGCACAACCCACCTGAAAGCGTCCTTTCATTTGATTCAATAGCCTTCATATCCAGTTGAAGGCCCGTGTCCTCAGTCGTAAGACCATTCGGCGCACTAGTACTCACTagtaatggcttttttttttcttccttactagtgccacttttggccttcaGTGTGCAGTTAAACCTTACGCGTAAACTATCGTCCTGCACTAGCAACACTACTTGGCCCAAATAGTAGGCATGTCTCGCACACTAGTAGCCTCCTTATCGATTCGACATCCAGCATAAGGTCTGTGTACTAGTACAGTGGTTCTCAGCTGTTTTCAACCTGggactgacatttttttgaaataagaacaataaagagcATGTATTGTtccaaaaatagcctttgaaaacatgtaTACAAATTTGAAACATTCCACTATGCTTCCATGTTCAGAGTGCCTTTTAAAGCATCCTGTAAAGAAACTGAATATCAACAAGACTACTGTACGTGCATAAACGAAAAGGAGTCCAATTCAATATCACAATTACACAACGTTGCACTTGCATCTTATTGGCACCGATCCCTTTTTCGTAAAGTtccttacctaatatgttcaatacacaaataaatgtaccaTTACTATGACGGGTGACTGTGAGGGTGAATTCACATGGCACCcaaaaagtcttcaatgaacctaacatgcatgtttttattgtgggaggaagtctgaggagccggagaaaacccatgcaagcacaaagAGAACATGAAAAGCAGAGTCTAGAGTTCAACCCCAAATCTCAGAACGGTGAGACTGATGTGAAAACCACACCGCCGGACTCCTTGCTCGATGAATCGTTTCTTCTTCGCCTCGATTTGCTTTGTTATTACTCGCCCCGGCTCGTCACGAATGATCACTAGCTAGCCGATTCATGTGAAACACCAGATGCCTAATTCCAAGTTTTGGACAAGTAGTGTCGCTCGCAATAGCTCAGAAATGTCACAGAAGACACAGCAACCAGCGCAAAACGGAATCAGTCATGAAAACGCTGGATGTTGCGTATTAACGATATAAATTATGAGCTGATGCGTAGCGCTAGAaagaaatatacatatatatatatatacacacggtGCGGTACTTGTGTATTTCACGGCTCTGACATACAGCTTTTGAATAACGTTCAAATGAAATTGACTTCTGAAAACGTCACTGCAATTCAAAGTGTGCTCTGAAACGGTTTTTCTTAACCGTTGACACAGTGCATAATACCTCAGATCATGGCTGTATCACATTTGGTATCCTGAAGGTTCCTGGTCAGTGTTTGAAAATGAATGATAGTCAAAGACGCAGTTGCCACAGAGCGGAGGaatttaatatttgtaaaagTGCCGTTGAAACTGCTCACGAGGTATCACGAGGTATACAGTTTGATGTGACAGTTATGCCGACTGACTGAAATGTGCGGCGAGACAAACATTTGCAAGTCACGTTCTAAGAACTGAAGAACAATAACTGAAGAGTGACGCTGTGACTAATAATACAATCCGGTGATTTCAAATGGAGGATTTCTTTAACGGTTAGGGTCTTCTTCTGCATTTACCCACAACACAACAATCACAAAGTTTGTTGGCACCAGAACTGCACATTTTCAAGCGCAAACAACTAAACGAGCGACCAAATAATACATCCCCGGTGAGGTTCTCAGCTTTCTGATATCAATCTTTCTAAATATTGCTGGTtttaaatgcaaaccaaaaatcTGCCAATGAACATGAACCAAAATGACGTCAATATCTCAGAGGTTTTGTGTCAGGAGTGATATTGCACTGCTTTCAAAATCAAACTGATAAGATATCCCGCACCGCGGTGTCTAACGTCTTGATCAGTAGACCCACGAGACGGGCACCCACTGTGGAGTGGAGGTGACCTGCTCCAAGGCCTCTTCCACACCTTTCACGCTCTCCTCCACATCGTTGTTGACTAGAATCAAATCAAAGAAGTGTCTGTAGGCCACGA
The DNA window shown above is from Phyllopteryx taeniolatus isolate TA_2022b chromosome 17, UOR_Ptae_1.2, whole genome shotgun sequence and carries:
- the vamp2 gene encoding vesicle-associated membrane protein 2, with translation MSAPAGAPAEGGSQGPPNLTSNRRLQQTQAQVDEVVDIMRVNVDKVLERDQKLSELDDRADALQAGASQFETSAAKLKNKYWWKNAKMMIILGVICLIVLIVIIVYFST